A stretch of DNA from Yoonia sp. BS5-3:
TATGGCGGCGCATTTTGTACATCTGGATGAATTCCCCCGGCTTGCCGCCTGGTTTGAGCGTTTGCAGGAACGTCCTGCTTATCAGCGCGCCTTGCCGGATGGGTCGGGGCTTTATGCGCAGGACTTTTATCCGCCGTGGGAGCCCACGCCATGAAGGGGCGCTTCCCCCGGCCTTGGCGGGCCTCCCCAGAAGTATTTGGGGCAAAATGATATGCAGGAATTTGTGCGGTTGAATGAGGTTGGCCCCCGTGACGGCTTGCAAAACGAGGTGGGTGTGATCCGGCTGGAGCACAAGCTGGCCCTGATTGAGCTGCTTGCCGGGTCGGGTCTGTCTGAGATTGAGGTCGGCAGCTTTGTGAGCCCGAAATGGGTGCCGCAGATGGCCGATACCGATCAGTTATTGCCAAAGCTGCCGGTGGTGCAGGGTTTGCGCTATAGCGTTTTGGTGCCGAATATGCGGGGCTGGGTGGCCTTTGAGGCCGCGCGCCAGCCGGATGTGCCTTACCAGGTGGCGGTGTTTGTTTCTGCTTCTGAGACGTTTTCACAAAGTAATCTGAATTGCACGATTGCCCAATCGATTGAGAATTTGACGCCGGTTGTCCGTGCCGCTGAGGCAGCGGGTGTCCCCTTGCGCGCCTATATTTCCTGCGTGACGGATTGCCCGTTTGAGGGGCCTGTTGATCCGGCTGCTGTCGCGCAGGTCGCCCGCACGCTGCGCGCCATCGCCCCGATGCCTTTGTCCTTGGGTGATACGATTGGCCAGGGCACGCCCGAAACTGTCGCTGCGATGATCTCAAAAGTGGCACAGGAAGTGCCGGTGACCCAGCTTGCCGGACATTTTCATGACACTGGCGGACAGGCATTGGCCAATATTGCGGTGGCTTTGGAGCTAGGTCTGCGCGAATTTGATACGGCTGTGGGCGGGTTGGGGGGCTGTCCCTATGCGCCCGGTGCGCCGGGGAATGTCGCGACTGAGGCTGTTTTGGCGATGTTGGCGACCCACGGTTATCAAACCGGCGTTGACCGCGACGTGATTGCGGAGGCCGTCGAATTGGCGAAAGGAATGCGATGATTGATCTGAATGTTGACGAACGTGGTGTTGCCACCCTTGCGCTGGCCCGTCCCGAAAAACATAACGCCTTGTCTCAGGCGCTTATTGATGCGCTGCAGGCGGCGGGGGATGATATTGCGCAGCGCGGCGACATTCGTGTGGTTGTGCTGACCGGGCAGGGCCCTTCATTTTGCGCAGGCGGAGATCTGGCCTGGATGCGCGCGCAAATGGCTGGTGATGCAGCAATGAAAACGGCAGCCGCCCAATCGATCGCCCGCATGTTGCATCGTCTGAACACGCTGCCCCAGCCCGTTATCGGGCGCATTCATGGCAATGCGCTGGGCGGCGGGGTCGGGATGGCCTGTATCTGCGATATGGTTATCGCCGCCGATCATGTGAAATTCGGGCTGACAGAAACCAAGCTGGGGCTGATCCCCGCCACGATTGGCCCCTATGTATTGGCCCGCATGGGTGAGGCCCGCGCGCGTCAGGTCTTTATGTCGGGCCGTATTTTTGATGCGGGTGAGGCCGTGCGGTTGGGGATCGCCGCGCGCGCTGTGCCCGCGGGTGAGCTGGACAGCGCCGTCGCGGCAGAGGTTGCCCCCTACCTGGCCTGCGCCCCGGGGGCTGTGGCTGCCGCCAAAGCTTTTGCCCGGTCGCTGGGCCCTGTCATTGATGAGGCTGTGATCGCAAACTCGGTCGATGCGCTGATTGCCCAATGGCACAGCGAAGAGGCCGAAGAGGGTATTTCGGCCTTTTTTGATCGGCGGAAACCGGCTTGGGACCTTACGTCACAGTGAGATTGTCAGATTTCGGTCTCAATTCGGACGGATTCACCGGTTCTTAAGGTCTTTGTTAGGAGACCGATATGCAATTTGAGTGGCCGACCCCGGAACAGATCATTTACCGCGTGACGCGTTTGCGCCGTCTTGTGGTGTTGGCCGTTGCTATGCCGGTCTGTGTTTTGCTGCTGACGGCCCTGATGGATCCGATGATGATTTCGCCAAACAGAGCGATGATTGGCGCGATTGCCATTGCGCTTTTGGTCGTTGGTCATGTCAGCCTGTTTCCGAATGTCACACTAGAGACACTGAGCCTGTCAGTATCCCTATCTTTACTCGTGATTTCAGTATCTTGGATCAAAACGCTGGCGGGTATGTTCCCTGCCGAGAACGCGAGTGCGGCCTATGCAATGCTGGTCACTTTCGCCGTGCTTGGCGCTGGTGCGATTATGTGGGCTGTGCGCGCGGTCCTGACTGCGTTGACCTATGCGGGCCCTGCTTTGCGCCTGCGTGTGGGCGGCCGTATGGATATTGCATGCTCGGTCGGTGTAGCACATCGCCAATTTGCGTTGCAGCCTGAGACCCGCCGCGGCCGTATTTTGTGCGGACCAGCAGATTCGGACGGCCTGTTTGATGTCGCAATTGTGGCACCCCAAGTGGCAGACCCCGAAGCGCCTGACCAACCTTTTGTGGCCCGTGTTGCGGCCCGTGTGTTGCATTCGGATGAAAACAGCCATCAGGTGATGCTGGTTTTGGGCGATGGCAGTGTCGCTGCGACCTCGCAGACATTCACGCAAACCCCGCATGGTTGCCGTGTGACCGTGTCCGAAATGCCCGGCGATTTCACATTGGGTATGCATCTGATGTTCTGGCTGGCTGATCAGCAGGCGGACAATATGACCGAGATCGCCGACACGATCCTGTCAGAGCCCGCGCGTGCCAATGGCTTGGCCCATGGTGTGTCCTTCCTGTCGGTGGCAGCTGCGGTGTTGTCGCCGCGTGATCCTGCCGTCAAACGCGCCAAATAAAACCTGCAATTTTACAAAGCGCCGCATCCCCGCCGAGTTGACCATCGCGGGGGCCTTGGCTATGCAGATCACAGCTTTCATTTAGCACGTCGTTGGGAAAGGGCTTCGCTTTGCAGGAAATGCTTGCCGAATATCTGCCGATCATGATTTTTCTGGGCCTTGCTATCGCGTTGGGGCTGATCCTGATTCTTGCCGCTGCCATTGTTGCAGTGCGCAACCCCGATCCCGAGAAAGTATCAGCCTATGAATGCGGCTTTAATGCATTTGATGATGCCCGGATGAAATTCGACGTCCGCTTTTATCTGGTCGCGATCCTATTCATCATCTTTGATCTTGAGGTCGCATTCTTGTTCCCCTGGGCCGTGGCCTTTGCTGATATCAGCCTGACGGCGTTTTGGTCGATGATGCTGTTTCTGGCCATCCTGACCATCGGCTTTGCCTATGAGTGGAAAAAAGGCGCGCTGGAGTGGGAGTGACCACCTGTCGCGCCTGACGCCGCTATCGTGAGTTGAAGCGGCGACACGCTGTTCCAATTGATCTAGGGGAATGCACGGAAAAGATTCGCGCGGGCCCTAGTCCCGACCCGGATCTGACCAGCTTTCAAGGTAGCCACCCGCGTTGGTCTGCATGCTGTCGGCGCTTTCTGCGCCCGTACTGGACGTCTCGTCATCTACAAAGACCGTCTCTTCAAAAAAGGGCTCATGATAGCTGTCCCGCCCATGCTGGTCGGTTGTCGGCTGTGTTGATTGCGATGGGCTGAAGCGCGCAGTGATATTTCCCAATGCATTGCTGATGCTGGACCCGATCTGCGCTATTCTATTTATCGTCCGTTCGCCCATGGTGATGGGGTTCGGCAAGCGCCGTGCCCCTTCGTTCATCATAAACCGCAATCCGCCAATCAATCCGTTGCGTTGACGTGCCGTGTTGGCCTGCGGGATTGGAACTTCAACCATTCGGTTGGTCGCTGCTTGGGCTTGGCCGGTTTTCATCGAAATTCTCCTTAATAAATTGCTATTAGAATCATCGTAGCAAAGCCCGGTGATCACCGTTGTCCTGTTTGATACAAAGATTGCTGCGATCTTACTTCGCACCCACCCCGCGCGCGTTGACGCGGCCTGCCCAGAGAGCTACATGCTAAAGCAAGCCACCGGCAGCTACTCTGCCAGCAAAAGGGAGCCACCATGGGCGTGATGACCGGGACTTCGGTTGGGGCCGATAAAGAGCACGGCGCGCAGCTGATCAATTCAGAACTGCAGGACAAGGGTTTTCTTGTCACCAGCACCGCCGATATCATCAATTGGGCCCGTACCGGCAGTCTGCATTGGATGACCTTTGGTTTGGCCTGCTGCGCGGTCGAGATGATGCATACCTCGATGCCGCGCTATGATCTTGAGCGTTTTGGCACCGCCCCCCGCGCATCCCCCCGCCAGTCGGATCTGATGATTGTCGCGGGTACCTTGACTAACAAAATGGCCCCGGCTTTGCGCAAGGTCTACGATCAGATGCCAGAGCCGCGCTATGTGATTTCCATGGGGTCTTGCGCCAATGGTGGCGGTTATTATCACTATAGCTACTCTGTCGTGCGTGGTTGTGACCGTATTGTGCCGGTCGATGTCTATGTGCCGGGCTGCCCGCCGACCGCTGAGGCGCTGCTTTACGGTATCTTGCAGCTGCAACGCAAAATCCGCCGGACGGGGACGATTGTCAGATGACCGAAGCATTGAACGAACTCGGCGCACATCTGGAACTCAAGCGCACGGATTGTGTGCTGTCTTGGGAAGTGGCCAATGATGAGTTGACTGTCACGGTCGCGCCGTCATCGCTGGTCAGCTTTGTTGAGTTTTTGAAAACCGATCAGTCCTGCCGCTTTTCAACCTTGGTGGATATCACGGCCGTTGATTACCCGACCCGCGCCAAGCGTTTTGATGTCGTGTATCATTTCCTGAGCATGTACCAAAACCACCGCATCCGCCTGCGCGTGCAAATCCGCGAAGAGGATATGATGCCTTCGATCATTGCGGTGCATCCATCTGCCAATTGGTTTGAGCGCGAAGTGTTTGATATGTTCGGGATCCTGTTTTCTGGCCATCCCGATCTGCGCCGCATCCTGACCGATTATGGCTTCCGGGGCTTTCCGCTACGCAAGGATTTCCCGACCACCGGCTATACAGAGGTCCGCTATGACGATGTGCAAAAGCGCGTTGTCTATGAACCGGTGAAGCTGGTGCAGGAATACCGCCAGTTCGATTTCATGTCCCCTTGGGAGGGCGCAGAATACATCCTGCCGGGGGATGAAAAGAAAGACGAGAAGGCGGGCTGATGGCGGCGCTGCGCGGCAAATGCATGTGCGGTGCTTGCGGCTTTACCGCCACCCCTACATCGTTTGATGCGGGTGTTTGTCATTGCGGCCAATGTAATGCTTGGACTGGCGGGATGTTTATCAACGTCTATTGCGCTGACAGCGTTCAGTTTGACGAAGGCGCCCCCATAGGATCTTACAAAGCGTCTGAATGGGGCGAGCGCATTTTTTGTAAAACTTGCGGGTCCTCATTGGTTTGGCAAACGCAGGATGGCAGCCATCAAAGCGTCTCGATCCATTGCTTTGACGATCCGTCCCAATTCACACTGACCAGCCAGATTTTCATTGACCGCAAGCCCGGCTGCTATGCGTTGGCCAATGAAACGGAATTGATGACCGAGGCCGAGGTCATGGCGAAATATGCGCCCGAAGGCTGATGAACCATGTATTGGTTTTGGATCCGCTTTGTTTTGTTTATTGTGCAATGCATCGCACTTATCGCGATCTACAACAGCTAAGCCCGCGCCCTTATGATGTCCGAAACCAACGTTCTTTTCTGCGTCGGTGCCACCAAGGCCGGGACGTCTTGGCTTTATCGCTATCTGCATGATCACCCAGACTGCGCTATGCCCGCCGTGAAAGAGGCGCATTATTGGGATACGTTTGAGCCTGAAGCGCTGGACAAGCAGGCCACCGTTTTCCGCGTCAGGTTGCGTGAATTGCGCGATATGAAAATTGAGGCCCGCGAGGCCGGGCAGGGCTGGAAGGTCAAGAACCTTGATCGGCGCATCAATGAGATGAAGGGGCTTTTGGCGGTGCTTGAAGGCGACAGGGCAGGGGATGCGGCCTATCGCGCCTGGCTGACAGAGGGCCGCGGCAACCCCAAGCTGGTGGCGGATATGACGCCCAATTACGCGACCTTGCCAGATGAGTTTCTGGCCCGGATGATGGGTGTGCACCCACATACAAAAGTTGTCCTTTTGATCCGCGACCCGCTAGATCGGCTTTGGTCGCATATCCGGATGCAGGCCCGCCGTCAGCGTCAGGACCATGAGGTCTATGAGAAGAAGGCCAATAACATTCTTTACCGGATGCTGAACCGCGACCATGAGCGCCATATCCTTGCGCGCGGCGACTATCCCAAGATCATCCGCAAGCTGCGGCGCGTCGTCCCGGAAGACCGGTTACACGTGCAATTCACCGAAGAGCTGTTTACAACGGATGGTACGGCGGCAATTTGCGATTTTCTGGGGATTGCACCTGTGGCCGCAGAGGTTAAAACAGCCGTGCATGAAGGCCCTGAGGTCGTTATGCTGGACAAGCTGCGCCCCCGGGCGTTGGGACTGTTGAACGAACATTATGAATGGGTGGCCCGCAATATCGGCCCCCTGCCACAACGGTGGCAAGATAACCGCGCAAAGGGCTAGACCATGATGGACGGCAATATTCGGACAAATACCTACGACGATGGGTCGACGGATGCCGCCACGGGCGAACAGCAGATTCGCAATTTCAACATCAATTTCGGCCCGCAACACCCTGCGGCCCACGGCGTGTTGCGGCTTGTGCTGGAACTGGATGGCGAGATCGTTGAACGCTGTGATCCCCATATCGGCCTTTTGCATCGCGGTACTGAAAAGCTGATGGAATCGCGCACCTATCTGCAGAACCTGCCCTATTTTGACCGGCTCGATTACGTCGCCCCGATGAACCAGGAACATGCCTGGTGTCTGGCCATCGAAAAGCTGACCAAGACTGAGGTGCCCCGTCGCGCAAGCCTGATCCGCGTCCTTTATTCCGAGATTGGCCGCGTTCTGAATCATTTGCTGAACGTCACCACGCAGGCGCTGGATGTCGGCGCGCTGACCCCGCCGCTTTGGGGCTTTGAAGAGCGTGAAAAGCTGATGGTCTTTTATGAGCGCGCCTGCGGTGCCCGGTTGCACGCGGCTTATTTCCGCCCGGGCGGTGTCCATCAGGACCTGCCGGATCAGCTGATTGAGGATATTGATCAATGGGCCGTGGAGTTCCCCAAATTCCTGGACGATATCGACAACCTGCTGACCGAAAACCGTATTTTCAAACAGCGTAACGCGAATATCGGGATCGTCACCGAAGAAGACATTCTGGAATGGGGCTATTCTGGCGTGATGGTACGTGGCTCTGGCCTTGCTTGGGATTTGCGCCGA
This window harbors:
- a CDS encoding hydroxymethylglutaryl-CoA lyase, with product MQEFVRLNEVGPRDGLQNEVGVIRLEHKLALIELLAGSGLSEIEVGSFVSPKWVPQMADTDQLLPKLPVVQGLRYSVLVPNMRGWVAFEAARQPDVPYQVAVFVSASETFSQSNLNCTIAQSIENLTPVVRAAEAAGVPLRAYISCVTDCPFEGPVDPAAVAQVARTLRAIAPMPLSLGDTIGQGTPETVAAMISKVAQEVPVTQLAGHFHDTGGQALANIAVALELGLREFDTAVGGLGGCPYAPGAPGNVATEAVLAMLATHGYQTGVDRDVIAEAVELAKGMR
- a CDS encoding crotonase/enoyl-CoA hydratase family protein, producing the protein MIDLNVDERGVATLALARPEKHNALSQALIDALQAAGDDIAQRGDIRVVVLTGQGPSFCAGGDLAWMRAQMAGDAAMKTAAAQSIARMLHRLNTLPQPVIGRIHGNALGGGVGMACICDMVIAADHVKFGLTETKLGLIPATIGPYVLARMGEARARQVFMSGRIFDAGEAVRLGIAARAVPAGELDSAVAAEVAPYLACAPGAVAAAKAFARSLGPVIDEAVIANSVDALIAQWHSEEAEEGISAFFDRRKPAWDLTSQ
- a CDS encoding NADH-quinone oxidoreductase subunit A; translated protein: MQEMLAEYLPIMIFLGLAIALGLILILAAAIVAVRNPDPEKVSAYECGFNAFDDARMKFDVRFYLVAILFIIFDLEVAFLFPWAVAFADISLTAFWSMMLFLAILTIGFAYEWKKGALEWE
- a CDS encoding NADH-quinone oxidoreductase subunit B family protein, with protein sequence MGVMTGTSVGADKEHGAQLINSELQDKGFLVTSTADIINWARTGSLHWMTFGLACCAVEMMHTSMPRYDLERFGTAPRASPRQSDLMIVAGTLTNKMAPALRKVYDQMPEPRYVISMGSCANGGGYYHYSYSVVRGCDRIVPVDVYVPGCPPTAEALLYGILQLQRKIRRTGTIVR
- a CDS encoding NADH-quinone oxidoreductase subunit C, whose amino-acid sequence is MTEALNELGAHLELKRTDCVLSWEVANDELTVTVAPSSLVSFVEFLKTDQSCRFSTLVDITAVDYPTRAKRFDVVYHFLSMYQNHRIRLRVQIREEDMMPSIIAVHPSANWFEREVFDMFGILFSGHPDLRRILTDYGFRGFPLRKDFPTTGYTEVRYDDVQKRVVYEPVKLVQEYRQFDFMSPWEGAEYILPGDEKKDEKAG
- a CDS encoding GFA family protein — its product is MAALRGKCMCGACGFTATPTSFDAGVCHCGQCNAWTGGMFINVYCADSVQFDEGAPIGSYKASEWGERIFCKTCGSSLVWQTQDGSHQSVSIHCFDDPSQFTLTSQIFIDRKPGCYALANETELMTEAEVMAKYAPEG
- a CDS encoding sulfotransferase produces the protein MMSETNVLFCVGATKAGTSWLYRYLHDHPDCAMPAVKEAHYWDTFEPEALDKQATVFRVRLRELRDMKIEAREAGQGWKVKNLDRRINEMKGLLAVLEGDRAGDAAYRAWLTEGRGNPKLVADMTPNYATLPDEFLARMMGVHPHTKVVLLIRDPLDRLWSHIRMQARRQRQDHEVYEKKANNILYRMLNRDHERHILARGDYPKIIRKLRRVVPEDRLHVQFTEELFTTDGTAAICDFLGIAPVAAEVKTAVHEGPEVVMLDKLRPRALGLLNEHYEWVARNIGPLPQRWQDNRAKG
- a CDS encoding NADH-quinone oxidoreductase subunit D, translated to MMDGNIRTNTYDDGSTDAATGEQQIRNFNINFGPQHPAAHGVLRLVLELDGEIVERCDPHIGLLHRGTEKLMESRTYLQNLPYFDRLDYVAPMNQEHAWCLAIEKLTKTEVPRRASLIRVLYSEIGRVLNHLLNVTTQALDVGALTPPLWGFEEREKLMVFYERACGARLHAAYFRPGGVHQDLPDQLIEDIDQWAVEFPKFLDDIDNLLTENRIFKQRNANIGIVTEEDILEWGYSGVMVRGSGLAWDLRRAQPYECYDEFEFQVPVGKNGDCYDRYLCRMEEMRQSTSIIRQACEKLRHEKGDVMARGKMTPPTRGEMKTSMEALIHHFKLYTEGFHVPEGEVYAAVEAPKGEFGVYLVADGSNQPYRAKLRAPGYLHLQSMDYICKGHQLADVAAIIGTMDVVFGEIDR